One region of uncultured Methanolobus sp. genomic DNA includes:
- a CDS encoding helix-hairpin-helix domain-containing protein, whose protein sequence is MNAKKNETSNNESDNYKAVTKELMVIPGVGKKIADDLCNLGIRSISDLKNRDPEKLYQQLCDFQGMHVDRWRLIRAYIFINIKITRMYETHAQKIQKGLQIQCCGRHC, encoded by the coding sequence ATGAATGCAAAAAAGAATGAAACTTCCAATAATGAAAGTGATAACTACAAAGCTGTTACTAAAGAACTCATGGTAATCCCGGGTGTTGGAAAAAAGATTGCTGATGACCTCTGTAATCTTGGAATCCGCAGTATTTCAGATCTAAAGAACAGAGACCCGGAAAAACTCTACCAGCAATTATGCGATTTTCAGGGGATGCACGTTGATAGATGGCGACTAATTAGGGCATACATTTTTATTAATATAAAAATAACAAGGATGTATGAAACCCATGCCCAAAAAATACAAAAGGGTCTACAAATACAATGCTGTGGAAGACATTGTTGA
- the cyaB gene encoding class IV adenylate cyclase, whose product MLEIEVKTRADHRQVKEQLSAIGAFFVGVQHHCDTYFNSPDRDFAKTDEALRIRSVDGRSVMTYKGKKLDTLSKTREEFETPVDGGTTRSILLALGFRESGIVRKTRGVYRYENMTICLDKVDELGEFIEVEICAESDIEGHRKQIFSFLGKLGIGEEDSIRTSYLEMVLEKQ is encoded by the coding sequence ATGTTAGAAATTGAAGTAAAGACCCGTGCCGACCACCGCCAGGTAAAGGAGCAGTTGTCGGCCATTGGTGCTTTTTTTGTGGGTGTCCAGCACCACTGCGACACCTATTTTAATTCCCCGGACAGGGATTTTGCCAAAACGGATGAGGCACTCAGGATACGCTCCGTCGATGGCAGGTCTGTCATGACCTACAAAGGCAAAAAACTTGATACTCTTTCCAAAACAAGGGAAGAATTCGAGACACCAGTCGATGGCGGAACTACCCGAAGCATTCTGCTTGCCCTTGGATTTCGTGAATCTGGCATTGTCAGGAAAACAAGAGGGGTCTACAGATACGAGAATATGACTATCTGTCTTGACAAGGTTGATGAACTCGGTGAGTTCATAGAAGTTGAAATTTGTGCCGAATCCGACATTGAAGGCCATCGAAAACAGATATTCTCGTTTTTGGGAAAGCTTGGAATTGGAGAAGAGGATTCTATCAGGACATCTTATCTTGAGATGGTTTTGGAAAAACAATGA
- a CDS encoding type II toxin-antitoxin system mRNA interferase toxin, RelE/StbE family yields MEYNVVVSEIADKKFMKLAKKNPKQMSVIGKKVQQITQNPYHYKPLRDDLHGARRVHIDSSFVLIYEIDEDSKTIRILDYDHHDVVY; encoded by the coding sequence ATGGAATATAACGTTGTTGTATCCGAAATTGCCGACAAAAAGTTTATGAAGCTTGCTAAAAAGAATCCAAAACAGATGAGCGTCATCGGCAAAAAGGTTCAACAAATTACCCAGAATCCCTATCATTATAAACCATTACGTGACGATCTGCACGGTGCAAGGAGAGTACATATTGACTCCTCTTTTGTACTTATCTATGAGATAGATGAGGATAGCAAAACAATCAGGATTCTTGATTATGACCACCATGATGTGGTCTATTGA
- a CDS encoding BlaI/MecI/CopY family transcriptional regulator — protein sequence MKASISKGSVGESVLQVLIESGELPSSEIIELSGHSNTRSVQTAISRLVGKGLVAVNRNQSPQCYYITQAGEQEYIALHPDADVELNDWSLHQEHETKEQETEKQEQEHETQEKHGKSRTPKANEAQKQGAAVAIKQGNGTLKITISIEIEGIQ from the coding sequence ATGAAAGCCAGCATAAGCAAGGGCAGTGTGGGTGAATCAGTGCTTCAGGTGCTCATAGAATCGGGTGAGCTTCCATCGTCGGAAATCATCGAATTATCCGGCCACTCGAACACCCGGAGTGTTCAAACCGCCATCAGTCGATTGGTAGGCAAGGGGCTAGTGGCAGTGAATCGCAATCAGTCGCCGCAATGTTATTATATCACGCAGGCAGGGGAGCAAGAATACATCGCCCTGCACCCGGATGCTGATGTCGAATTGAATGATTGGAGTTTGCATCAGGAGCATGAAACCAAGGAGCAAGAAACCGAAAAGCAGGAGCAAGAGCATGAAACACAGGAAAAACACGGAAAAAGCCGGACACCGAAGGCGAATGAAGCACAAAAGCAGGGTGCAGCGGTTGCAATCAAGCAAGGGAACGGAACCCTGAAAATCACGATTTCAATTGAGATTGAGGGAATCCAATGA
- a CDS encoding Zn-ribbon domain-containing OB-fold protein produces the protein MSVPRFWRKQIARYNLVGTHCKKCDEYFYPPRNMCPGCRREGEIEDYKFSGKGEVVTFTVIHTAAEGFEGQTPYVLGIIKLEEGPSLTSQIICNAENINIGMKVRPVFRKLGQGGDRGMIYYGTKFVPADSDKC, from the coding sequence ATGTCAGTACCAAGATTTTGGAGAAAACAGATAGCCAGGTACAACCTTGTGGGTACACACTGCAAGAAATGCGATGAATACTTCTATCCGCCACGTAATATGTGCCCCGGATGCAGGCGTGAAGGTGAGATAGAGGATTACAAATTCTCAGGCAAAGGCGAGGTTGTGACGTTCACTGTGATTCACACTGCTGCTGAAGGTTTTGAAGGCCAGACGCCTTATGTCCTTGGAATTATCAAACTGGAAGAAGGACCAAGCCTTACAAGCCAGATCATCTGTAATGCTGAGAATATAAATATAGGTATGAAGGTCAGACCTGTATTCAGGAAGCTTGGACAGGGCGGCGATCGTGGTATGATCTACTACGGAACAAAATTCGTACCTGCCGATTCAGATAAATGTTAG
- a CDS encoding phage/plasmid primase, P4 family encodes MNNNSTEYKHFGIENKTPVSPDGGTLWQSRLKQQRDEQQQEPEMDFARFGHILKSAEPVVIEAGDIVWKFVEKLNAVATYMIELSASKDGDILGLREFEYDDLSTPKKKWQSRDEFLYEIVHNSIHSLKKADLDKLFAEVSIKFLAGNDGKNYETYKALDYIRAQEGKHRRSIYINTDKQGRVHSIRVASLSQKIMHDITFLTLDDTHEVLYWDNGVYRFGGENIIRQLVQRELWNDSSDKFKNEIVSFIQDETLCDRRLLNQSSHLINFKNCLYDVDTGAEYPHTPDYKTTIQINTVYDPNAKCPKIEKFLEEILPDENDRNGTLEFISYLLIIENKMRKAYMGVGDGKNGKSVLFHLVRELLKGMYSTTSLQLMEKDKFALAGLYGVLANIYSDLPSESMEKNEVFKGCTGQDELRGEKKFKDEFWFTPFARLMFSANKIPWAHFDGNDAYFDRWLLVEFKQRFEGSSDNKNLREELTTPEELSGFANLLIKHLKNLLARGEYCNETDLKDTKEKYMLKADPVRAFLLSCTEEPEEEGTHLCGQKELFNAFKQFCEEHDIANIYTQKTFKNKLQKSHGFAESQSWGNEYNGAKVWQDVRLKDEYRDVREVKPSAVTQNPFAALGDIRTLQSN; translated from the coding sequence ATGAATAATAACAGCACAGAATATAAGCATTTCGGCATCGAAAACAAGACACCTGTCAGCCCTGACGGCGGAACACTGTGGCAATCCCGTCTGAAGCAACAACGTGACGAACAGCAGCAAGAACCGGAAATGGATTTTGCCAGATTCGGCCATATATTGAAATCCGCTGAACCGGTGGTCATCGAAGCAGGTGACATTGTGTGGAAATTTGTTGAAAAATTGAATGCAGTCGCCACTTATATGATTGAATTATCAGCCTCGAAAGACGGTGATATCTTAGGGCTGCGTGAGTTTGAATACGATGATTTGTCCACCCCAAAGAAGAAATGGCAATCCCGTGATGAATTTCTCTATGAAATCGTTCACAATAGCATTCACAGCCTGAAGAAAGCCGACCTTGACAAGCTTTTCGCTGAAGTCAGCATAAAATTCCTCGCCGGAAATGATGGCAAGAATTATGAGACATACAAGGCATTGGACTACATTCGAGCGCAGGAAGGAAAGCACAGGCGGTCAATCTACATCAACACTGACAAACAGGGAAGAGTGCATTCAATCCGTGTGGCAAGTCTGTCACAGAAAATCATGCACGACATCACTTTTTTGACATTGGACGACACACATGAGGTCTTGTATTGGGACAATGGTGTGTACCGGTTCGGCGGCGAAAACATCATCCGACAGCTTGTTCAGCGTGAATTATGGAATGATTCCAGTGACAAATTCAAGAATGAAATTGTATCCTTCATTCAGGATGAAACACTGTGCGATAGGAGGCTGCTGAATCAATCCAGCCACCTAATCAACTTCAAGAACTGCTTGTACGATGTTGACACCGGTGCTGAATATCCACATACCCCGGACTACAAAACGACAATCCAAATCAATACAGTCTATGACCCGAATGCGAAATGTCCAAAAATTGAAAAATTCCTTGAGGAAATCCTTCCAGACGAGAACGACAGAAACGGGACGCTTGAGTTCATTTCGTACTTGTTAATCATTGAAAACAAGATGCGTAAGGCATACATGGGCGTTGGTGACGGAAAAAATGGAAAGTCCGTACTGTTCCACCTTGTCCGGGAACTTCTGAAGGGAATGTATTCCACCACATCTCTTCAGTTGATGGAGAAAGACAAATTTGCACTCGCTGGACTGTATGGCGTGCTAGCGAACATATACAGTGATTTGCCTTCTGAATCAATGGAAAAGAACGAGGTATTCAAGGGTTGCACCGGTCAGGATGAACTCAGAGGCGAAAAGAAATTCAAAGATGAGTTCTGGTTCACACCTTTTGCCCGTCTGATGTTCAGTGCGAATAAGATACCTTGGGCTCACTTCGACGGCAACGATGCATATTTCGATAGGTGGCTGCTTGTGGAGTTCAAACAGCGTTTTGAAGGCAGCAGTGACAATAAGAACCTACGTGAAGAACTCACCACACCCGAAGAACTCAGCGGTTTTGCGAATCTTCTTATCAAGCACCTGAAAAATCTGCTTGCTCGTGGCGAATATTGCAATGAAACCGACTTGAAGGATACAAAGGAAAAATACATGCTCAAGGCTGACCCTGTCCGTGCATTCCTTCTCTCATGCACCGAGGAACCCGAAGAAGAAGGAACACACCTATGCGGACAGAAAGAATTGTTCAATGCTTTCAAACAATTTTGCGAAGAACATGACATCGCAAATATCTACACACAGAAAACTTTCAAAAATAAATTACAAAAGTCACATGGTTTCGCTGAATCTCAATCATGGGGCAATGAATACAACGGTGCAAAAGTATGGCAAGACGTCCGGCTGAAGGACGAGTACCGAGATGTAAGAGAAGTCAAACCAAGTGCAGTGACACAAAATCCTTTCGCTGCGTTGGGGGACATACGCACTTTGCAAAGTAATTAA
- a CDS encoding type II toxin-antitoxin system HicB family antitoxin, with protein sequence MYEIQISATIHKEEDWYVSWCPELDVASQGKTVEETLDNLREAVELVRRSKLTYGEFMALL encoded by the coding sequence ATGTATGAAATACAAATTTCTGCAACAATCCACAAAGAAGAAGACTGGTACGTTTCATGGTGTCCTGAACTGGATGTGGCAAGCCAGGGTAAAACAGTAGAAGAGACTCTTGATAATTTAAGAGAAGCTGTGGAGTTGGTCAGACGGTCTAAACTGACATACGGAGAGTTCATGGCTTTGTTATGA
- a CDS encoding type II toxin-antitoxin system HicB family antitoxin codes for MKCKFSAAIHKEEDWYVSWCPEMDVASQGKTVEEALDNLREAVELYLEDEDVSIPQETTFLTTTFEVSYDKASFQHMRL; via the coding sequence ATGAAATGCAAATTCTCTGCAGCTATCCACAAAGAAGAAGACTGGTACGTTTCGTGGTGTCCTGAAATGGATGTGGCAAGCCAGGGTAAAACAGTAGAAGAAGCCCTTGATAATTTAAGAGAAGCTGTGGAGTTGTATCTGGAAGATGAAGATGTTTCTATTCCACAGGAAACTACCTTTCTAACTACTACTTTTGAGGTTTCCTATGACAAAGCGTCCTTTCAGCACATGAGATTATGA
- a CDS encoding type II toxin-antitoxin system HicA family toxin has translation MKALESAGFQVVPQKGSHIKMKKKDEDGTSVVIIPKHNEIATGTLKSIIRQAKLSFEEFMALL, from the coding sequence ATGAAAGCTCTGGAAAGTGCAGGTTTTCAGGTGGTGCCTCAAAAGGGAAGCCACATAAAAATGAAGAAAAAAGACGAAGATGGAACTTCTGTTGTTATTATCCCGAAACACAATGAAATAGCGACTGGTACTCTTAAATCAATTATTCGGCAGGCTAAACTGTCATTTGAAGAGTTCATGGCTTTGTTATGA
- the metG gene encoding methionine--tRNA ligase: MSNIPSDKAVLVTCGLPYANGKAHVGHLRTYIPADIFVRSLQKNSQETTFVCGSDTHGTPIVVNAEELGLTPTELVQQYHVHFDEVFKKMDVKFDAFGTTDDQTNHNRTTEIVDKLIEKGYVYPKIIEIAYCPQCDRFLPDRYVAGTCPHCGEQARGDECDQGCGKHLEPGELKEPVCTICKGPAEYKEQEHFFFKLSEFKDFLMEYLENLGGTLNARNYAMGWIKQELTDWCITRNLEWGVRFPGHDDLVVYVWVDAPIGYMAFTEEWAEATGGDWEKYWKGDCPIVHFIGGDIIYHHCIFWPAMLKGADYSQASAVVASGMLKIEDKTFSKSRGYVVWVEEDYLDHGFHPDLLRYYLVSYTSHTKEVNFSWKIFQDKINTELVGVLGNFLYRNLLFTFKNFGEIPEGDIDPEVIEKINSTIEEVVRANSEYEFKKAADTAMSLASYGNSYFQSNEPWKLIKEDKEACGKVVKNCIQLAKALILLFEPMTPGSMEVAWKQIGMDSDVHEVTYEEATVPVVSGTKLAKPGILFTKLEDDKINEMEAISSKRVKAAMAKEAGIEEVEIMEYKDEIEYDDFAKLDIRVGKIVTAEKIKKSKKLLRLEVDIGDEEPRQVVAGLAEYYDPEEMVGKTVNVLVNLKPVKLCGVESQGMLLAADAGERVSLLTTDKDMGPGSCIR, translated from the coding sequence ATGTCAAATATTCCTTCTGATAAAGCCGTGCTTGTTACGTGTGGCCTTCCTTATGCGAATGGAAAGGCGCATGTGGGGCACCTTAGAACATACATCCCTGCAGATATTTTTGTGAGGTCACTCCAGAAGAACTCACAGGAAACAACATTTGTCTGTGGTTCCGATACTCATGGAACTCCTATTGTGGTAAACGCCGAGGAGTTAGGTCTCACACCTACAGAATTGGTACAGCAGTATCATGTTCATTTCGATGAAGTATTCAAGAAAATGGATGTGAAGTTTGATGCATTCGGAACAACCGATGACCAAACAAATCACAATCGTACCACTGAGATCGTTGACAAGCTGATTGAAAAGGGATATGTCTATCCAAAGATCATCGAGATTGCTTACTGTCCTCAGTGTGACCGTTTCCTGCCTGACAGATACGTTGCAGGTACATGTCCTCACTGCGGCGAGCAGGCACGTGGCGATGAGTGTGACCAGGGTTGTGGAAAACACCTGGAGCCAGGAGAGCTTAAGGAGCCTGTTTGTACAATCTGTAAAGGTCCTGCCGAATATAAGGAACAGGAACACTTTTTCTTCAAGCTGTCCGAGTTCAAGGATTTCCTCATGGAATACCTTGAGAACCTTGGCGGCACGCTGAACGCACGTAACTATGCAATGGGCTGGATAAAACAGGAGCTTACAGACTGGTGTATTACAAGAAACCTTGAATGGGGTGTAAGATTCCCCGGACACGATGATCTTGTAGTTTACGTATGGGTTGATGCTCCAATTGGTTACATGGCTTTCACAGAAGAATGGGCAGAAGCAACCGGTGGTGACTGGGAAAAATACTGGAAAGGCGATTGTCCGATAGTCCACTTCATTGGTGGAGACATTATCTACCACCACTGTATTTTCTGGCCGGCAATGCTCAAGGGAGCAGACTACAGCCAGGCATCTGCAGTTGTTGCATCAGGTATGCTGAAGATCGAGGACAAGACTTTCTCCAAGAGTCGTGGATATGTTGTATGGGTTGAGGAAGACTACCTTGACCATGGTTTCCACCCTGACCTTCTGAGGTACTATCTTGTAAGTTACACCTCACACACAAAAGAGGTCAATTTCTCATGGAAGATTTTCCAGGACAAGATAAACACTGAGCTTGTTGGTGTATTGGGTAATTTCCTGTACAGGAACCTGCTCTTTACTTTCAAGAACTTCGGTGAGATTCCAGAGGGAGATATCGACCCTGAGGTTATAGAGAAGATCAATTCAACCATTGAAGAAGTAGTAAGAGCAAACTCTGAGTATGAGTTCAAGAAAGCCGCTGACACTGCAATGTCTCTTGCATCATACGGAAATTCATACTTCCAGTCAAACGAACCCTGGAAGCTCATTAAGGAAGACAAGGAAGCCTGCGGAAAGGTTGTAAAGAACTGTATCCAGCTTGCCAAGGCACTTATCCTGCTGTTCGAACCAATGACACCAGGCAGCATGGAAGTTGCATGGAAGCAGATAGGTATGGACTCAGATGTCCATGAAGTTACATATGAAGAAGCAACCGTTCCTGTTGTAAGCGGAACAAAACTTGCAAAGCCCGGAATTCTCTTCACCAAGTTAGAAGATGATAAGATCAATGAGATGGAAGCAATATCATCAAAGCGCGTAAAGGCAGCAATGGCAAAGGAAGCAGGTATTGAGGAAGTAGAAATTATGGAATACAAAGACGAAATAGAATATGATGATTTTGCAAAGCTTGATATCAGGGTTGGTAAGATCGTAACCGCTGAGAAGATCAAGAAATCAAAGAAACTCCTCCGTCTTGAGGTTGATATCGGAGATGAGGAACCAAGGCAGGTAGTTGCAGGTCTTGCAGAGTACTATGACCCTGAGGAAATGGTAGGTAAAACAGTGAATGTTCTTGTGAACCTGAAACCTGTAAAGCTCTGTGGTGTAGAATCACAGGGAATGCTTCTGGCAGCAGATGCCGGTGAGAGAGTTTCTTTGCTGACAACTGATAAGGATATGGGACCTGGTTCCTGTATTAGATGA
- a CDS encoding metal-dependent hydrolase has protein sequence MIIDIRATYCLFAGCRPLHGPFHTFLAATIIGLLLAWFIYSQRTWLQKVTDKLRIEQNYSFNSIILGSIIGTWSHVILDAPLYTDITPLWPVATNPFLWTIGPLTIYMFCTFSFIPATAIFIYRYWKRDSKKQTS, from the coding sequence ATGATAATCGATATCCGTGCAACTTACTGTCTGTTTGCAGGCTGTCGGCCTTTGCACGGTCCATTCCATACATTTTTAGCTGCAACAATCATTGGATTACTACTTGCATGGTTCATCTATTCTCAAAGAACATGGTTACAGAAAGTAACTGATAAATTGAGAATTGAGCAGAACTATTCATTTAATTCAATTATACTGGGTTCAATAATCGGAACATGGAGCCATGTGATTCTTGACGCACCTCTGTACACGGACATTACTCCACTCTGGCCTGTGGCAACGAATCCATTTCTCTGGACAATTGGTCCCCTGACAATCTATATGTTCTGTACATTTTCGTTCATACCTGCAACTGCTATATTCATTTACCGATACTGGAAACGAGATTCTAAAAAACAAACGTCATGA
- the sppA gene encoding signal peptide peptidase SppA translates to MNGDNTEKNTDDDSEYHLYPYSYDENESHDTQTGNDEAHVSVVSENTDNEIEASDEITEEDSPVMIETAEPVQGEVETQAEENTSNDIASGEPVDTASETPIKEEKAEPKPQTETGYNEPSRETPVVKKKSRKWQYIAIVLALLFIIGASFAAIYQSFNGDLYSSSDKIAVIYVEGTMVTSSVPGGLGYASSEVISDNIRKALRDEDVKAIVLRINSGGGSSTAGEEVYVEVKKASESGVPVVISMGSTAASAAYHISAPADLIVANPSTMTGSIGTIWQFQNLSEYYEKEGIEYYIVKSGEFKDMGNAARGLSDDEKEYANKVVAEVYSNFVADVAEGRDMSISEVKSLADGRIYTGREAKELGLVDELGNFYDALDMAGQLAGIDDPTIIYMNKPSLSSLLFGSEADAHETAELVYYYEDSPFGYLT, encoded by the coding sequence ATGAACGGAGATAATACAGAAAAAAACACAGATGATGATAGCGAATATCATCTTTACCCGTATAGTTATGATGAAAACGAGAGTCATGACACTCAAACCGGAAACGACGAGGCTCATGTCAGCGTTGTATCCGAAAATACTGATAATGAGATAGAAGCAAGTGATGAGATTACTGAAGAGGACTCACCTGTAATGATTGAAACTGCCGAACCTGTTCAGGGAGAAGTTGAAACTCAGGCTGAAGAGAATACTTCAAACGACATTGCGAGTGGTGAACCTGTAGATACTGCTTCTGAGACACCTATTAAGGAAGAAAAGGCAGAACCGAAACCACAAACAGAAACAGGGTATAACGAACCATCCAGGGAAACTCCTGTCGTCAAGAAGAAAAGCCGAAAATGGCAGTATATTGCCATTGTTCTGGCTCTACTCTTTATCATCGGTGCAAGTTTTGCAGCTATTTACCAGTCATTCAACGGAGATCTTTACTCTTCCAGCGATAAGATTGCCGTAATCTACGTCGAGGGAACCATGGTTACAAGCAGCGTGCCTGGCGGACTTGGCTATGCAAGCTCCGAAGTGATATCTGACAACATCAGGAAAGCCCTGAGAGATGAGGATGTGAAAGCCATAGTTTTGAGGATTAACAGTGGCGGAGGATCTTCAACAGCCGGTGAAGAAGTATATGTCGAAGTCAAAAAGGCAAGTGAAAGCGGAGTTCCTGTCGTCATTTCAATGGGAAGCACAGCAGCCAGTGCAGCATATCATATTTCAGCACCTGCTGACCTGATAGTTGCTAACCCGTCAACAATGACAGGAAGTATAGGTACTATATGGCAATTCCAGAACCTTTCAGAGTATTATGAGAAGGAAGGAATCGAGTACTATATTGTAAAATCCGGTGAATTCAAGGACATGGGCAATGCTGCCAGGGGTCTTTCCGATGATGAGAAGGAATACGCCAACAAGGTCGTTGCAGAAGTTTACAGCAATTTCGTGGCAGATGTGGCAGAAGGCAGGGATATGAGTATCAGTGAGGTAAAAAGCCTTGCAGACGGAAGAATCTACACTGGCAGGGAAGCAAAGGAACTCGGACTTGTGGATGAACTGGGCAATTTCTATGATGCCCTTGACATGGCCGGGCAGCTTGCAGGAATTGATGACCCTACAATAATTTATATGAACAAGCCAAGCCTTTCAAGCCTGCTTTTTGGCTCAGAAGCTGATGCGCATGAAACTGCCGAACTGGTGTATTATTACGAAGACAGCCCATTTGGATACTTAACCTGA
- a CDS encoding IS1 family transposase (programmed frameshift), whose amino-acid sequence MNCPRCKSSDSTKNGIVGGRQRYRCSGCGYNYTVEKKSTAYPESVKKQALQLYLEGLGFRSIGRFLNVSHVTVQNWIKQFGSELEELKSQKEISVVELDEMHTYIGNKKYCWIWIAVDRDGKKFIDCSFGSRGTETGEKLWDKLKEKEIGEVMTDHWRAYAEFLPKEIHTQSKAETYTVEGYNSIFRHFLARLRRKSKCYTKSIEMLKYSIILLMKYRNNEISIFN is encoded by the exons ATGAATTGCCCAAGATGTAAAAGTTCCGATTCCACAAAGAATGGCATAGTTGGTGGACGTCAGCGTTACAGGTGCTCCGGGTGTGGATATAATTATACTGTCGAAAAGAAATCAACAGCATACCCTGAGTCTGTGAAAAAACAAGCTTTACAATTATACCTTGAAGGACTAGGATTTCGTTCAATTGGACGTTTTCTAAATGTTAGCCATGTTACCGTGCAAAACTGGATCAAGCAATTTGGCAGTGAATTAGAGGAACTAAAAAGTCAAAAAGAGATCTCTGTCGTAGAATTAGATGAGATGCACACATACATCGGGAATAAAAAA TACTGCTGGATCTGGATTGCTGTTGATAGAGATGGGAAAAAATTCATCGACTGCTCTTTTGGTAGTAGGGGAACAGAAACAGGCGAAAAACTCTGGGATAAGTTAAAGGAAAAAGAGATTGGAGAAGTGATGACTGATCACTGGAGAGCATATGCAGAGTTCCTTCCGAAGGAGATTCATACTCAATCAAAAGCAGAAACTTATACTGTTGAAGGGTACAACAGTATATTCAGGCATTTTCTGGCAAGGTTAAGAAGGAAGTCAAAGTGCTATACCAAAAGCATTGAAATGCTAAAGTATTCGATCATTCTTTTAATGAAATACAGGAATAACGAGATATCTATATTTAATTAA
- a CDS encoding DNA-3-methyladenine glycosylase I — MKIRCQWAEANEHEIAYHDTEWGVPEHDDRKLFEFLVLEGAQAGLSWDTILKRRENYRKAFDDFDFEKVAAYDEKRIEELLQDCGIIRNKLKVRSAVNNAKAYIKIRDEFVSFDAYLKTFLPDGKSIQNTWKTMDEIPAKTELSEKISKDMKKRGFNFVGPTIVYAFMQAVGMVNDHLVDCFRHEECRKMK, encoded by the coding sequence ATGAAAATACGCTGCCAATGGGCCGAAGCCAACGAACATGAAATTGCCTATCATGACACAGAATGGGGAGTTCCTGAACATGATGACAGGAAGCTCTTTGAGTTTCTGGTACTCGAAGGAGCACAGGCAGGCCTTAGCTGGGATACGATCCTGAAAAGAAGGGAGAATTACAGAAAAGCCTTTGATGATTTTGATTTCGAGAAAGTTGCTGCTTATGATGAAAAGAGAATTGAAGAGCTGTTACAGGACTGCGGAATTATCAGGAACAAACTGAAAGTGCGTTCTGCTGTCAATAATGCGAAAGCGTACATTAAAATCAGAGATGAGTTCGTTTCGTTTGATGCTTATCTCAAAACATTCCTGCCTGATGGGAAATCAATACAGAACACATGGAAAACGATGGACGAAATTCCTGCAAAAACTGAGCTTTCTGAAAAGATAAGCAAGGACATGAAAAAGAGAGGATTCAATTTTGTGGGTCCTACAATTGTTTATGCATTCATGCAGGCTGTGGGAATGGTAAATGACCATCTTGTTGATTGCTTCAGGCATGAAGAATGCCGGAAAATGAAGTGA
- a CDS encoding SagB/ThcOx family dehydrogenase, producing the protein MSGTGKEFMEKTQYRYLDRPDQSMGHPNPDLELGAEESKRIIDLPLPQDIKVENIDLRKAIEKRTSIRNYSSEPLSLEELSYLLWCTQGVKEVVRNAATFRTVPSAGARHALETYILANNVKGLEKGLYRFLPIEHKLVEINTEKDIATNIRRGCLDQPFVTSCAATFIWTAIPYRMTWRYSQRGYRYLHLDAGHVCQNLYLSAESVDCGVCAIAAFLDEEINPAMGIDGENEFVIYVATVGKK; encoded by the coding sequence ATGAGTGGAACGGGCAAAGAATTCATGGAAAAAACGCAGTATCGGTATCTGGACAGGCCAGACCAGTCAATGGGGCATCCAAATCCTGATCTGGAACTTGGCGCAGAAGAAAGTAAGAGGATAATCGACCTTCCTTTACCACAGGATATTAAAGTCGAGAACATCGACCTCAGAAAAGCAATAGAAAAGAGAACAAGCATCAGGAATTACAGTTCAGAGCCTCTTTCTCTTGAAGAACTCTCCTACCTGCTCTGGTGCACTCAGGGAGTGAAGGAAGTCGTCAGGAATGCCGCTACTTTCAGGACAGTACCATCAGCAGGAGCAAGACACGCTCTGGAAACCTATATTCTCGCAAACAATGTCAAAGGACTTGAAAAAGGCCTCTACAGATTCCTTCCTATTGAACACAAACTCGTGGAGATAAACACTGAAAAAGACATTGCAACAAATATCAGACGTGGGTGTCTGGATCAGCCTTTTGTAACCAGCTGTGCTGCAACTTTCATCTGGACAGCAATTCCCTACAGAATGACATGGAGATACAGCCAGAGAGGTTACAGATACCTGCATCTTGATGCCGGTCATGTGTGCCAGAACCTCTATCTCAGTGCGGAATCCGTGGACTGTGGTGTTTGTGCCATTGCAGCATTCCTTGATGAAGAGATTAATCCTGCAATGGGAATTGATGGTGAGAATGAGTTTGTTATTTATGTTGCAACCGTGGGCAAAAAGTGA